In Azotosporobacter soli, one DNA window encodes the following:
- a CDS encoding helix-turn-helix transcriptional regulator: MELSARQLLILEMIKESGPITSSAIAGRLNLSRAALRSDLAILTSSGLAEAKPKVGYYFTGKNPKMISPALFDDLQVKTIHSPPIVIHGTKSVYEAIVTMFREDVGTIFVVSEEDGLDGVLSRKDLIKAAMGNHNITELPVSVAMTRMPNIIFTTPDETVLNAAKKLLTHQIDALPVVVPLPTASGSVYRVVGRFTKTNLTRLFVQLAEE; the protein is encoded by the coding sequence ATCGAACTTTCAGCCCGACAACTTCTTATCCTGGAAATGATTAAAGAGTCCGGCCCGATCACCAGCAGCGCCATTGCAGGACGTCTTAACCTGAGCCGCGCCGCTTTGCGCAGCGATTTGGCGATTTTGACGAGTTCCGGCCTGGCCGAGGCCAAACCGAAAGTAGGCTATTACTTCACCGGGAAAAACCCAAAAATGATCAGCCCCGCCCTCTTTGATGATCTACAGGTAAAAACGATCCACTCTCCGCCCATCGTCATTCACGGCACAAAATCCGTTTATGAAGCCATCGTAACAATGTTTCGCGAAGACGTCGGCACCATCTTTGTCGTCTCGGAAGAAGACGGTCTTGACGGCGTTTTGTCGCGCAAGGATTTGATCAAGGCCGCCATGGGCAACCACAATATCACCGAACTTCCGGTCAGCGTCGCGATGACGCGCATGCCGAACATCATTTTCACCACACCGGACGAAACGGTTTTGAACGCCGCGAAGAAACTGCTGACGCATCAAATCGACGCGTTGCCCGTTGTCGTTCCGCTGCCAACCGCCTCCGGCTCCGTCTATCGGGTAGTCGGACGCTTCACCAAGACCAATCTGACTCGTCTGTTTGTCCAACTGGCCGAAGAGTAG
- a CDS encoding pyruvate, water dikinase regulatory protein — MSNPTVYILSDSVGETGELVLKAALSQFGGIHLNIIRKSFLTTELQLAEALEEVEANQAAVIYTLVRPELMNYLEQRLHKSGIPHADLMGPVIDVLASLTNLTPRNEPGLIRKVDDAYFTKIEAIEFAVKFDDGKDPRGLLKSDIVITGVSRTSKTPLCMYLAHKGLKAANIPLVIDIAPPEELFLVPPSKVVGLTIKPSLLMEIRKERLKTMGLGVGGKSDYASLERILEELKYAEDIMRRIGCPILDVTSKATEETAARVLDIYRKGVIE; from the coding sequence GTGTCCAATCCCACCGTTTATATCTTATCCGATTCCGTCGGCGAAACCGGTGAACTCGTTCTCAAAGCTGCGCTGAGCCAATTCGGCGGCATTCATCTCAACATCATCCGCAAATCCTTCTTGACGACGGAACTGCAACTGGCGGAAGCGCTGGAAGAAGTCGAAGCCAATCAGGCAGCCGTCATCTACACGCTCGTGCGGCCGGAATTGATGAATTATCTGGAGCAGCGTCTGCACAAATCCGGCATTCCGCATGCCGATCTGATGGGCCCGGTCATCGACGTATTGGCCTCGCTGACAAACCTCACGCCGCGTAACGAACCCGGTCTGATCCGCAAGGTGGACGACGCTTATTTTACCAAGATCGAAGCGATCGAATTTGCCGTCAAGTTTGATGACGGCAAGGACCCGCGCGGTCTTTTGAAGTCGGACATCGTAATCACCGGCGTTTCCCGCACATCCAAGACCCCACTATGCATGTATTTGGCGCACAAAGGCCTCAAGGCCGCCAATATTCCGCTCGTCATCGACATTGCGCCGCCGGAGGAATTGTTCCTCGTTCCGCCCTCGAAAGTCGTCGGTCTGACGATAAAACCCTCTTTATTAATGGAGATTCGCAAAGAACGTTTGAAGACGATGGGCCTTGGCGTCGGCGGAAAATCCGATTACGCAAGCCTGGAGCGCATCCTGGAGGAACTGAAGTATGCCGAAGACATCATGCGCCGCATCGGTTGTCCGATCCTGGACGTAACCAGCAAGGCGACAGAAGAAACGGCTGCCCGCGTGCTCGATATCTACCGTAAAGGAGTGATTGAATAA
- a CDS encoding aspartyl-phosphate phosphatase Spo0E family protein has product MNFGVLERKIDCRRKQLHRLADEKGLASMEVLEASRRLDEVIVAYQRLLQKLERKSCNKAAFGR; this is encoded by the coding sequence GTGAATTTTGGCGTACTGGAACGGAAGATCGACTGCCGCCGGAAACAATTGCACCGCCTGGCTGATGAAAAAGGGCTGGCCAGCATGGAAGTGCTCGAAGCCAGTCGGCGGCTCGATGAAGTGATCGTTGCATATCAGAGATTGTTGCAAAAATTGGAAAGAAAAAGTTGCAATAAAGCGGCTTTTGGCAGATAA
- a CDS encoding ABC transporter permease, whose amino-acid sequence MNKKTKILWLQILTPLAAVLFAMIVSSFLMLAIDKNPLEVYATMVEFSFSRMDSMAAILFNATPLIFSGLSVAVGFRLGLFNIGVEGQYFMGAFCAALVGFSFTNLPMFIHLPLAIVAAMAGGMLWSAIAIYLKLKRGVHEVISTIMLNYIAYSLIHYLVADVFMDQNQNIPEGLGSPLIRTAKIAESALMPKLHGLMGLFGVELPSYVYVNWFFLLAIALAVGIYYLIQRTPFGFEIRAVGQNPGAAEASGIKPAGVYLRGFLLSGAIAGLVGLSHLLCFYGFMDLDFPKSLGFNGIAVALMGNNNPLGIVLSALLFGFLSRGAEGIQTFLGVPMESVVIMQGIIILSVVVAANILGRYIRIWEKKEA is encoded by the coding sequence ATGAATAAAAAGACGAAGATCTTATGGCTGCAAATCTTGACGCCGCTGGCGGCCGTACTGTTCGCGATGATTGTCAGTTCCTTTCTGATGTTAGCGATCGACAAGAATCCGCTTGAAGTATATGCGACGATGGTCGAGTTCAGTTTTAGCCGCATGGACAGTATGGCGGCGATCCTGTTCAATGCGACGCCGCTCATTTTTTCCGGCCTTTCCGTGGCGGTCGGTTTTCGCCTCGGTCTTTTTAATATCGGCGTTGAAGGGCAGTATTTCATGGGCGCGTTTTGCGCCGCACTGGTCGGCTTTAGTTTTACCAACTTACCGATGTTTATTCATTTGCCGCTTGCGATCGTTGCGGCAATGGCCGGCGGCATGCTCTGGTCGGCGATTGCGATTTATCTGAAACTGAAACGCGGCGTGCATGAAGTCATCAGTACGATCATGCTCAATTACATCGCCTACTCTTTGATTCATTATCTGGTGGCCGATGTGTTCATGGATCAGAACCAAAATATTCCGGAAGGGCTGGGCTCGCCGCTGATTCGAACGGCTAAGATCGCAGAATCGGCGCTGATGCCGAAATTGCATGGCTTGATGGGCTTGTTTGGCGTCGAACTGCCAAGCTATGTGTACGTGAACTGGTTTTTCCTGCTGGCGATCGCACTGGCGGTCGGCATCTACTATCTGATCCAGCGTACGCCGTTCGGCTTTGAAATCCGCGCCGTCGGACAAAATCCGGGCGCGGCCGAAGCTTCGGGCATCAAACCGGCGGGCGTATATCTGCGCGGCTTTCTTTTGAGCGGCGCCATTGCAGGCCTGGTCGGTCTGTCGCACCTTCTCTGCTTTTACGGCTTCATGGATCTTGATTTTCCGAAAAGTCTCGGCTTCAACGGCATTGCGGTTGCGCTGATGGGCAATAACAATCCGCTCGGCATTGTGCTGTCGGCGCTTTTATTCGGCTTTCTCAGCCGCGGTGCAGAAGGCATTCAAACCTTTTTAGGCGTGCCGATGGAAAGCGTCGTCATCATGCAGGGCATCATCATCCTCAGTGTGGTTGTGGCGGCGAATATTCTCGGCCGATACATCCGCATCTGGGAAAAGAAGGAGGCGTAA
- a CDS encoding BMP family ABC transporter substrate-binding protein, which produces MKNMKWMLACLLAVLMLSTAFISGCGKKEEAKPADGAKKIKVGLVFDVGGRGDKSFNDAAYAGLEKATKEFGDKIEVKYLEPASGGENREQLLRLLAQEKYDIIFGVGFIFTDAVAKVAKDFPQTKFALIDGYVPELKDSSNISCLLFKEQEGSFLTGAAAALKSKTGKVGFVGGMQIPTIEKFEIGYTAGAKFINPNIVVMSDYIGTTGEAFKDPVKGKELTLKQIKDGVDVVYHASGASGIGVIEAVASQKKLAIGVDSDQSLTATDAQRPFILTSMLKRVDTAVFNAIKSVLDNKFKGGYQEFGVKEDGVGYAENEYNKNMIGDIKGKLEEIKAKIIAGEIKVPASKKDLK; this is translated from the coding sequence ATGAAGAACATGAAGTGGATGTTGGCCTGTCTGTTAGCCGTGCTGATGTTGTCGACCGCGTTTATTAGCGGCTGCGGCAAGAAGGAAGAAGCGAAACCGGCGGACGGTGCTAAGAAAATCAAGGTTGGTTTGGTGTTTGACGTTGGCGGACGCGGTGATAAGTCCTTTAACGACGCTGCGTATGCGGGTCTGGAAAAAGCGACGAAAGAGTTTGGCGACAAAATTGAAGTCAAATATCTCGAACCGGCTTCCGGCGGTGAAAACCGTGAACAACTGCTGCGCCTTTTGGCACAGGAAAAGTATGATATCATTTTTGGCGTAGGCTTCATCTTTACCGATGCGGTTGCTAAAGTTGCCAAAGATTTTCCGCAGACCAAGTTTGCTCTCATCGATGGATATGTACCGGAGCTGAAAGACAGCAGCAATATTTCCTGCCTGCTCTTTAAAGAACAGGAAGGCTCGTTCCTGACCGGCGCAGCGGCTGCGCTGAAAAGCAAGACCGGTAAAGTAGGTTTTGTCGGCGGCATGCAGATTCCGACGATTGAAAAGTTTGAAATCGGTTACACGGCGGGCGCTAAATTCATTAATCCGAATATCGTCGTCATGTCCGATTATATCGGCACGACCGGCGAAGCGTTCAAAGATCCTGTGAAAGGCAAGGAATTGACGCTGAAGCAGATCAAAGACGGCGTTGATGTTGTCTACCATGCTTCCGGCGCGTCCGGCATCGGCGTGATCGAGGCAGTGGCTTCGCAGAAAAAACTGGCGATTGGCGTAGACTCCGACCAATCGTTGACGGCAACCGACGCACAGCGTCCGTTCATCCTGACTAGCATGCTGAAACGCGTCGATACCGCTGTTTTCAACGCGATTAAGAGCGTGCTCGACAACAAGTTCAAAGGCGGCTATCAAGAGTTTGGCGTCAAGGAAGACGGCGTCGGCTATGCTGAGAACGAATACAACAAGAATATGATCGGCGACATCAAAGGTAAACTGGAAGAAATAAAAGCCAAGATCATTGCAGGCGAGATCAAAGTGCCCGCCAGCAAGAAGGATCTGAAATAG
- a CDS encoding ABC transporter ATP-binding protein, whose product MEKILELKGITKRFPGLVANDSISLIALKGEVHALVGENGAGKSTLMNIITGLYHQDEGEVWLRGEKLQLVGPRDAILKGIGMVHQHFMLVNRFTVVQNIILGFEEAKGGVIDFAKARAKVEELCRLYDFKLDLDKPVGELSVGHQQRVEILKVLYRGADILILDEPTAVLTPQEVEELFVNLNRLKAEGKVILFISHKLNEVLRISDQITVLRRGKAIGTVRGAETSKKQLAEMMVGRPVLFQLEKPACTATEAVLQMKNVSVKGESTHYSLNQLSLTVRRGEIYGVAGVEGNGQRELVETIMGLTRYDAGEILIKGEDIKGKSVSAIRHIGVGYIPEDRHHRAVVLPMTVWENAVLGLHREPAAGSAWKLNIAAIKEFTARKIKEFDIRLSSYDMAIRNLSGGNQQKVVLARELSQDPDFIIASQPVRGLDIGAIEFVQKQLIEARNRCKGVLLISADLEEVLSVSDRVGIMYNGEIVKEFVPGELDIEEIGQYMLGASQKGGEAIHE is encoded by the coding sequence GTGGAGAAGATATTAGAATTAAAAGGGATTACAAAACGGTTTCCCGGACTGGTCGCGAACGATAGCATTTCTTTAATCGCGCTAAAGGGCGAAGTGCATGCGCTGGTCGGAGAAAACGGCGCGGGCAAAAGCACGTTGATGAATATCATCACCGGCCTGTATCATCAGGACGAAGGCGAAGTCTGGCTGCGCGGCGAGAAGTTGCAGCTCGTCGGGCCGCGCGATGCGATCCTAAAAGGCATCGGCATGGTGCATCAGCATTTTATGCTGGTCAATCGTTTTACCGTGGTGCAGAATATTATTCTGGGCTTTGAAGAAGCGAAAGGCGGGGTCATTGATTTCGCCAAGGCTCGGGCCAAGGTGGAAGAACTCTGCCGCTTATATGATTTTAAATTGGATTTGGACAAGCCGGTGGGCGAACTTTCGGTCGGCCACCAGCAAAGGGTAGAGATTCTCAAAGTCTTGTATCGGGGCGCGGATATCTTGATTCTCGACGAACCTACGGCCGTGTTGACGCCGCAGGAAGTGGAAGAGCTGTTTGTCAATCTGAATCGTTTGAAAGCAGAGGGCAAAGTCATTTTGTTCATCAGCCACAAACTGAATGAAGTTCTGCGCATTTCCGATCAGATCACCGTATTGCGCCGCGGCAAAGCGATCGGTACGGTAAGGGGAGCGGAAACGAGCAAGAAACAGCTGGCGGAAATGATGGTCGGCCGTCCGGTGCTCTTTCAACTTGAGAAACCGGCCTGCACGGCAACCGAGGCCGTTTTGCAAATGAAAAATGTCAGCGTTAAAGGCGAATCGACGCATTACAGCTTGAATCAACTGAGTCTGACCGTCCGGCGCGGCGAAATTTACGGCGTGGCCGGCGTCGAAGGCAACGGACAGCGTGAACTGGTCGAAACGATCATGGGATTGACCCGCTATGATGCGGGCGAGATTCTGATCAAGGGCGAAGATATCAAAGGAAAAAGCGTGAGCGCGATCCGCCATATCGGCGTCGGCTATATCCCGGAAGACCGCCATCATCGTGCGGTAGTTCTGCCGATGACGGTTTGGGAAAATGCGGTGCTCGGCCTGCACCGCGAACCGGCGGCAGGATCGGCTTGGAAGCTTAATATTGCAGCAATCAAGGAATTCACCGCGCGCAAGATCAAAGAATTCGATATTCGCCTCAGCTCCTATGACATGGCGATCCGCAATCTTTCCGGCGGCAATCAGCAAAAAGTCGTTCTGGCGCGCGAACTCAGTCAGGATCCTGATTTCATCATTGCATCGCAGCCGGTGCGTGGTCTTGATATCGGCGCGATCGAGTTTGTGCAAAAACAGCTGATCGAGGCTCGCAACCGCTGCAAAGGAGTACTCCTGATCTCGGCGGACCTGGAAGAAGTGCTTTCTGTATCCGACCGCGTCGGCATCATGTATAACGGGGAAATCGTGAAAGAATTCGTGCCGGGTGAGTTGGACATAGAAGAAATCGGCCAGTATATGCTGGGCGCCAGCCAGAAAGGAGGCGAGGCTATCCATGAATAA
- a CDS encoding glycogen/starch/alpha-glucan phosphorylase: MLRNKEAFKEAFVTKLQSMFGKSISDASVTDKYVALARVMRDNISMDWVQSNDQYTEKEEKQMYYFSMEFLLGKFLDMYLINMGLKETCQEALSELGISLEELEKEEPDPGLGNGGLGRLAACFMESLAALQLPGHGCGIRYKYGLFEQRILDNNQAELPDNWLKDGYVWEFRKPDKAVEVHFGGNIRMEEQDGRLNCIHENYEAVAAVPYDVPIIGYRNNNVNTLRLWNAESINDTFDLASFNRGEYLQAMEYRASVGMISKILYPQDNFYEGRLLRLKQQYFFTSAGLQSIVRRFKKKYEDIRLLPDKVAIHINDTHPAVAVPELMRLLMDQEGLGWDAAWDITRRTISYTNHTIMPEALETWPIDMFKQLLPRIYMIVHEINEQFCKELWKQYPGNWDRIANMAIIADGLIHMARLSVVGSYSVNGVAAIHTDILKNHIMADYNQFYPGKFNNKTNGITHRRWLVKANPKLSALLNETIGETWVYNPMDLKELSKHADDKRVLEQLRRVKQNNKKALAKYIKDQNGVTVDPNSLFDVQIKRIHSYKRQILNLLHIMDLYNRLQENPDLDIVPRTFIFAGKAAPGYYIAKQTIKLACTMAAKINNDKRIKDKLKVLFLENYSVSLGEVVFPGADLSEQISTASKEASGTGNMKFMMNGAVTIGTMDGANVEIRQEVGDENIFIFGLTSDQVFDYYNRGGYNAWDVYNNDLRLKTVMEQLSSDYLGVDRGEFQPLYSYLLHNNDEFFVLKDFSAYAKAQSDVDLAYRDKDAWAKKSLQNIANSGIFSSDRTIMEYAEDIWKIWPVNVLGKRKK; encoded by the coding sequence ATGTTAAGAAATAAAGAAGCGTTTAAAGAGGCCTTCGTTACCAAGTTGCAGTCCATGTTTGGCAAAAGCATCAGTGACGCCAGCGTGACCGATAAATATGTCGCGTTGGCGCGCGTTATGCGTGACAACATCAGTATGGATTGGGTGCAAAGCAACGATCAGTACACGGAAAAAGAAGAGAAACAAATGTATTATTTCTCGATGGAGTTCCTGCTCGGCAAATTCCTCGATATGTATCTGATCAACATGGGACTGAAAGAGACCTGCCAGGAAGCTCTGAGCGAGCTTGGTATCAGTTTGGAAGAACTGGAGAAGGAAGAGCCGGATCCGGGGCTTGGCAATGGCGGTTTGGGGCGCTTGGCGGCGTGTTTCATGGAATCACTGGCGGCGCTGCAGCTGCCGGGACATGGCTGCGGCATTCGCTACAAATACGGCTTGTTCGAACAGCGGATCCTCGACAATAACCAGGCGGAGCTGCCGGACAACTGGCTAAAAGACGGTTATGTCTGGGAGTTTAGAAAGCCGGATAAGGCTGTGGAAGTGCATTTTGGCGGCAATATCCGGATGGAGGAGCAGGACGGACGCTTGAACTGCATACATGAGAATTATGAAGCAGTCGCAGCCGTTCCATATGACGTGCCGATCATTGGCTATCGTAACAATAATGTCAATACGCTGCGCCTCTGGAACGCCGAATCGATCAATGACACATTCGATCTGGCTTCGTTCAACCGGGGCGAATATCTGCAGGCGATGGAGTACCGCGCATCCGTCGGCATGATCTCTAAAATCCTCTATCCGCAGGATAATTTTTACGAGGGCCGTCTGCTGCGTCTAAAGCAGCAATATTTTTTCACGTCCGCCGGTCTGCAGAGCATTGTGCGCCGCTTCAAGAAAAAATACGAAGACATCCGCCTGCTGCCCGACAAGGTCGCGATCCATATCAACGACACGCATCCGGCGGTCGCCGTGCCGGAACTGATGCGTCTGCTGATGGATCAGGAGGGACTAGGCTGGGATGCGGCCTGGGACATCACGCGCCGTACGATCTCGTACACCAATCACACGATCATGCCGGAAGCGCTCGAGACATGGCCGATCGATATGTTCAAGCAGCTGCTGCCGCGCATCTACATGATCGTGCATGAGATTAATGAGCAGTTTTGCAAAGAGTTATGGAAACAGTATCCGGGCAATTGGGATCGCATCGCCAATATGGCGATCATTGCGGACGGCCTCATTCACATGGCCCGCCTGTCGGTAGTCGGCAGTTACAGCGTAAATGGCGTGGCCGCGATCCATACCGATATCCTGAAGAATCACATCATGGCCGACTACAACCAGTTCTATCCCGGCAAATTCAACAACAAGACCAACGGAATCACGCACCGGCGCTGGCTGGTGAAGGCGAATCCTAAACTAAGCGCGTTGCTCAATGAAACGATCGGCGAGACCTGGGTCTATAATCCGATGGATTTAAAAGAGTTGAGCAAGCATGCGGATGATAAGCGCGTGCTTGAGCAACTGCGCCGCGTAAAACAAAACAACAAGAAGGCGCTGGCAAAATACATTAAAGACCAGAACGGTGTTACGGTCGATCCTAACTCGCTCTTTGACGTTCAAATTAAGCGCATCCATTCGTATAAGCGGCAGATTTTGAATTTGCTGCACATCATGGATTTGTACAACCGTCTGCAAGAAAATCCGGATCTCGATATTGTGCCGCGAACCTTTATCTTTGCAGGTAAGGCGGCGCCCGGTTATTACATCGCTAAACAGACGATCAAACTCGCCTGCACGATGGCGGCGAAAATCAACAATGACAAACGCATCAAGGACAAATTGAAGGTGTTGTTCCTTGAGAACTACAGCGTCTCGCTCGGTGAAGTCGTCTTCCCCGGTGCCGATCTAAGCGAGCAGATCTCGACGGCCAGCAAAGAAGCGTCCGGAACCGGCAACATGAAGTTCATGATGAACGGCGCAGTGACGATCGGGACGATGGACGGCGCGAACGTCGAGATACGCCAGGAGGTCGGCGACGAGAATATCTTCATCTTCGGTCTGACGAGCGACCAGGTCTTTGACTACTATAACCGCGGCGGCTACAACGCCTGGGATGTCTATAACAACGACCTGCGTCTCAAGACGGTGATGGAGCAGCTGTCGAGCGATTATCTCGGCGTCGACCGCGGCGAATTCCAGCCGCTGTACAGCTATCTTTTGCATAACAATGACGAATTCTTCGTGCTGAAGGATTTTTCCGCCTATGCGAAGGCACAGAGCGATGTTGATCTGGCTTATCGCGACAAGGACGCGTGGGCGAAAAAGAGCTTGCAAAACATTGCAAACTCCGGCATCTTTTCGAGTGACCGGACGATCATGGAATACGCGGAAGATATCTGGAAGATCTGGCCGGTCAATGTATTGGGCAAGCGGAAAAAATAG
- a CDS encoding glycogen/starch synthase — protein MEGILLAAAEAAPFCQVGDLGVVVGSLPQELRRKGNDVRVIMPRYQSLTLEAKLLGEVTVELGWRRQIAKVEQVEHEGVSFYFIGNDYYFDRPDVYGYADDGERYAFFCRAVLEALPLLQFWPKVIHCHDWHTGLVGVMLQEFYRQRPEYQSMRTVFTVHNARFQGAVSGDFFEDMLGLPPEKVNALGLKEEGGFTFLQAGIRMADQLTTVSQSGIREMTAVAQAAPLAAMPLPKISAIPYGLDYKEYNPSSDPYIYAQYHNRALKKRLQNKLDLQEALELPVRGDIPLVGMVSRGEKDQGFELLLPVLAEMMALNIQLVIAGYGGIEERLRLTEASLRYRGKLVFLESGEEEVVRRIYAGSDLFLIPSRSEACGLSQLIAMRYGSLPVVRGCGKVTDTVAAYNAMTGEGCGFVYSRYDAQEMIAAVRQAVDLYGNRKAWEQIVRNAMKRDNSWQQPVKEYCSLYQQLTQE, from the coding sequence ATGGAAGGTATCTTATTGGCGGCCGCCGAAGCTGCTCCGTTTTGCCAAGTCGGCGATTTAGGCGTCGTCGTCGGTAGTTTGCCGCAGGAGCTGCGGCGCAAAGGGAATGACGTCAGGGTGATCATGCCGCGTTACCAGAGCCTCACGTTGGAGGCGAAGCTGCTCGGCGAAGTCACGGTGGAACTCGGTTGGCGCAGGCAGATTGCGAAAGTTGAACAGGTTGAGCATGAAGGCGTTAGCTTTTATTTTATCGGCAATGACTATTATTTCGACCGGCCGGATGTTTATGGTTATGCGGATGACGGCGAGCGCTACGCATTCTTTTGCCGCGCCGTTCTGGAAGCGTTGCCGCTCTTACAGTTTTGGCCGAAGGTCATCCACTGCCACGACTGGCATACCGGGCTGGTTGGCGTGATGCTGCAGGAATTTTACCGGCAGCGGCCGGAATATCAAAGCATGCGAACCGTGTTCACAGTGCATAACGCTCGCTTTCAAGGAGCTGTTTCCGGCGATTTCTTCGAAGATATGCTCGGTTTGCCGCCGGAGAAGGTGAACGCGCTCGGTCTGAAGGAAGAAGGCGGCTTCACGTTCCTGCAGGCGGGGATACGGATGGCGGACCAGTTGACGACGGTCAGTCAAAGCGGCATCCGCGAAATGACTGCGGTTGCCCAGGCGGCGCCGCTTGCCGCAATGCCGCTACCGAAAATAAGCGCCATTCCCTACGGTCTTGATTATAAGGAATACAATCCCAGCAGTGATCCCTACATTTATGCGCAGTACCATAATCGCGCGCTGAAAAAAAGGCTGCAGAACAAACTGGATTTACAAGAGGCGTTGGAACTGCCCGTGCGGGGCGATATCCCGTTGGTCGGTATGGTGTCGCGCGGCGAAAAAGATCAGGGTTTCGAACTTTTGCTGCCTGTACTGGCGGAAATGATGGCGCTGAACATCCAGTTGGTCATTGCCGGATACGGCGGAATCGAAGAGCGGCTCAGACTCACGGAGGCGTCGCTTCGCTATCGCGGCAAGCTGGTCTTTTTGGAAAGCGGCGAAGAAGAAGTGGTGCGGCGGATTTATGCCGGGTCGGATTTGTTCTTGATCCCCTCACGCAGCGAAGCGTGCGGTTTGTCGCAGCTGATCGCGATGCGCTACGGCAGTCTGCCGGTGGTGCGCGGTTGCGGTAAGGTAACCGATACGGTCGCGGCTTACAATGCGATGACCGGCGAAGGGTGCGGTTTTGTTTACTCGCGTTATGACGCGCAGGAGATGATCGCTGCCGTGCGCCAGGCGGTCGACCTGTACGGCAACCGCAAGGCGTGGGAACAGATCGTGCGCAATGCGATGAAGCGCGATAACAGCTGGCAGCAGCCGGTGAAGGAATATTGCAGCTTGTATCAGCAATTGACGCAGGAGTAG
- a CDS encoding ABC transporter permease has protein sequence MDIMEMLASALRMTMPILITGIGAIYSERSGVTNIGLEGMMLTGAFWGAYGSLHGGPEVGVIWAIGMAMLMALVHAFVTVTYGVDQIVSGVAINILAYGLARFFSIALYGMATTSPHVESLPHIDIPVLANIEFFRPLAAGVSPIILLGLALVFVTYWVLERTVFGLRLKAVGENPLAADTLGVKVQWYRYGGVLISGAFAGLAGAYLAIEHTGMYVEGMTQGKGFIALAAMIFGNWKPFGTLTAAFLFGFAEAFSLRVVQNKIIPYQFIKMLPYLLTLFVLAGVVRKTQPPAAVGIPYSREEK, from the coding sequence ATGGATATCATGGAAATGCTAGCCTCAGCGCTGCGCATGACGATGCCGATCCTGATCACCGGTATCGGCGCCATTTACTCGGAGCGCAGCGGCGTAACGAATATAGGCTTGGAAGGCATGATGCTGACCGGCGCTTTTTGGGGGGCATACGGATCGCTGCATGGCGGACCGGAAGTCGGTGTCATCTGGGCAATCGGCATGGCGATGCTGATGGCGCTCGTGCACGCGTTCGTTACGGTTACCTATGGCGTTGACCAAATCGTTTCGGGCGTGGCGATCAATATCCTGGCCTATGGCCTGGCTCGCTTTTTCAGCATCGCGCTGTATGGGATGGCGACGACCAGCCCGCATGTCGAAAGTTTGCCGCACATTGATATTCCTGTTCTGGCGAATATCGAATTTTTCCGGCCGCTTGCGGCTGGCGTCTCGCCGATCATCCTCCTCGGTTTGGCGCTGGTCTTCGTCACGTATTGGGTGCTGGAACGCACAGTTTTCGGTCTGCGCTTGAAAGCGGTCGGTGAAAATCCCCTGGCGGCCGATACGCTCGGCGTCAAGGTGCAATGGTACCGCTACGGCGGCGTTTTGATCAGTGGGGCCTTTGCCGGTCTGGCGGGCGCGTATCTGGCTATTGAGCATACGGGAATGTACGTCGAGGGCATGACGCAGGGAAAAGGCTTCATCGCGCTCGCGGCGATGATCTTCGGCAATTGGAAACCGTTCGGCACGTTGACGGCCGCTTTTCTCTTTGGCTTTGCCGAAGCGTTCAGCCTGCGGGTCGTGCAAAACAAGATTATTCCGTATCAGTTTATTAAAATGCTGCCTTATCTGCTCACGTTATTCGTACTGGCTGGCGTAGTGCGTAAAACGCAGCCTCCGGCGGCGGTCGGAATTCCTTATTCACGCGAAGAAAAATAG